aaaaagtgagtcTACATGAAAAGAACTTCAACAAGCATTACTTCTGTGTAAATATGTTTGCAGTGTTACAGTATTTTAGTAGAACAAAAGTGTTTCCTACTTTAGTAAGAAAATGTGTCATTTCGGTTCGGTAATCATTGTGGCCATTATACTCCTAGCTTGTTTGGCCAAGTTGTATACATTCAGTGCtttgctgccccctccccttttttcccccttaataaCTATACTAACTCTGAACTTAAGTACCACCTGTCTTTTGAACTGTAGTTTATGTACCTAATAGTTAGACGTTTGTGTCTCTTGTAAATTCAGAACTTTCTGAAATGCTTTCTTAAACGCAATTCAGAGTAGTTGTATATTTTCTAGGATATTTGGAAGATACCTGTGTTAGAGGTACATCACAGAATTTAAGAGCAGTGACTGTGGATTTGAAAATATTACCTAACAGATATCTTTCAATTTTGACTTTGTTAATATGCTAAAactgagagaatgagaatgagtgTAGGTTTTTAGGTAAGTTTTTGGCTAATTGGTTTTTCCTGCTGGATACTGATCTTCAAGAGTATTCATTTTTGAACTTGGAAGTTTTAGATTGTTTTTTGAGTAATTTACTTAAATCAGAAGTCCGCTGTAGACAGAGCTCTACTTAGTTGTATTTTGCATTGTGTTAGCACATTCCTAGTATTTAACAAGGTGTGGTAGCCTGTTGGAACAGAGCATGTCTTTACTTGGTAAAACTTGTAAAGCTTCCCTAGGACAAGTTTATTACCTATTAGTTTTTCCCAAttttaagcatttgccttcaagTAGAATCTTCTGTGAAATAGCCAAAAAGTTGCATGTAGGCTTAAATAATGAGATGTGCATCTATTAAATTACTGGAGTTTGCCAACAGTGAATATCCTGatccttttttcttccctgaagcCAGTAGTCTTCAGGATTTGCACCTGCCCATTAACAAATAGTATGTGTTTCTTGTTGTTCTTAGCAATTATTAAAAGCTAGGTGTGGCCTTCAGGTCCTAGAAAAACTCATTACATCCTTTGTGGTTAGTGTTTCGATGTTCTTATGTTGGTGTTTTAACTATAGTTTAGTACAGGTTTCACAAGAAATATCTTGAATAATGTGCTTGTGTGCTGTCTTTTGTTACTCTGATCATTAGTCTTTAGCTATGAGAAACATTCTAGGGCAAGGAAAGCCtaggtttttttagattcttagGGCCGATGTAGGATTGAACTTCGTTTGGTTAATATAGGTAATACTTCTGTCATTATAATATGGAaatagtttatcttttaaaaaacttttttattatggaaTGTGAAATTTGGTGAGTTAGTTTTGCCTTAGAGAAATCTGTGTTGGGTACTTTCAGGTAAACAGTATAAAAGTGCTTTATTCAGTATCTGATCAGAGCATTGATAATAAATTGTATCAGTAAAAATTGAACTCTATGGATGTGAATTGTATGGAATCTATAGAAGGtgtgtcagttttgtttttagaatcttAGAGTAATCGTTTAGAATATCTTTTAcagaaaattctttgaaaatcagATATCTACATGACCACATCAAagtgatttttattcttaaaggattTTGGGGGGGCTGGTAGCCAGTATTTTTTGTAGCTGTTGATATGTTATTCAGTTCAGCTATCGTTTACTTAAGCCTTTAACTGTGCTCAGTCCTGagaatatgaaatttaagaaattatggTGCCTTAGGGGACTTTAACGCTAGTAggggagttttttgttgttgtcgttttttAACTCTGTTTTCATAGTGTAATATACATAGTGCAGTagaagcattttcaaaataagagaTGGGGATGATTTTGCTTGGGGGCGGTTTATTGCAGAGTTTAGGGAATGCACAAAAGAGGTAATGGTTTGAACAGGGTTTTAAAGGACTAATAGGAATTGGTATGTAGGTTGGGGTATACTGAAGTAGGTGGGTGGTAACCTTTCCATAAAGAGTCTTATGTATCATGTAAAGGGCTTAATCTATACATAAAAGAGTTCTTGGGAGTGTTTTTTATTAAAGAGTGTTAAGCAGAAAACGAGAGTCACGTTTGCCTAGTTTTGAAAGTTTATGGGATATATTTGAGAAGGGGGAGATTAGAAACTTGGTATATATGTACAAGAGGCCACAAGTTTTCTTGAAGCCtgtattcgttcattcattcattcaagttaTTGAGTGCCTTCGGTGAGCCAGATACTATTCTCAATACTATTCATAGCAGTAAACAGAATGGAAGCTCTTAATGTTACGTTCTAGTGAGGGGAGACggataataaaatacatttatctcTTATAGTAATAAttgtaatgaagaaaaataaaccaaatagaTGAGGAGTTGCTTTTTTACATATGGTGACATAAGAACAGAGATCTGTAGTAAGGGAGGGAACCAGTGCAGAtggtagaggaagaagggaaTAGTATGTGCAAAGGCTCTTTTTGGCCTACTGAAGGAACTGTGAGGAGGTTTATTTGGCTGAAGATGAGAATGTGTGTGTTATAGATGTGGTCAAGAACAGCATAGTAGGGGCATGGCAGATCATGTAGAGGCCTTGTGGATTAAGATaacttaagattttattcttaggtattATAAAAGTCTATATAGACTCATTTGAGTGTGTCCATTGTCTTGCATGTGAATATTAGTGGATGTtgatttttcattaattaaaaacaaaaggttaggggtgcctgggtggcatagcggttaagcgtctgccttcggctcagggcgtgatcccagcattctgggatcgagccccatatcaggctcctccgctaggagcctgcttcttcctctcccactccccctgcttgtgttccctctctcgctggctgtctccatctctgtcgaataaataaataaaatctttaaaaagaaaaaaaaggttaatagTTCTGGACTCGGAACTTCTAAATGAGGGTTAATTTAGGTTGATACATGCCACCTCTTTGATCAGATAATGTAAAAAATAGGACTTTGAAAAGATCATTCTTTTATGTATGACAAAATTAGAATGTTAGACATTATTAACGATTTATAGATGATTCCTTTGTTACTCTCTTTCTGCTTCCATTATTCCCTACTTGCTGCCTAAAAGTTTGTGCTTATGGTAGTTTTCTTAAACAGATCCAAAGGTCAAAAAGGAATTAGAaagtttccttttgaaaatgtcTGTTATGatacatatgttttcttttctcctcactcTAGGGAACTGCTCGCCGAAAGAAGAAGGTGGTTCATAGAACGGCTACAGCAGATGATAAAAAACTTCAGTTCTCCTTAAAGAAGTTAGGGGTAAACAATATCTCTGGTATTGAAGAAGTAAGTGtcgaattttatttctttataaaacaaGTTTTGGTTGGAAAAAGCTTCAGTGGTCatgcatttcttatttatttattttttaattcccaaCAGAATTTTATATTCCTCTAAGATAGGTTTCTATTCCACTAGTGAATATTAGGGAGTGCTAAGTCTGAAAGCGATTAGATTGCACTTGCCATTCCAGGCAGAATATCACCTGTGCTTCACAGTGAAATAGTGGATTAGTTAGCCAGACTTGAGTTTCTCCTTAATAGaatgtttggtttttaaagaatCTTGGTGGGTGTtgcttattaattttgtttttctttataggtGAACATGTTCACAAACCAAGGAACAGTGATCCATTTTAATAACCCCAAAGTTCAGGCATCGCTCGCAGCGAACACTTTCACCATTACAGGCCATGCTGAGACAAAGCAGCTGACAGAAATGCTACCCAGTATCTTAAACCAACTTGGTGCAGACAGTCTGACTAGTTTAAGAAGACTGGCTGAAGCTCTGCCCAAACAATGTGAGTTTCCTGTAGAGGTTTTTGCCCAGGTTTACTGATTTATCATGAAATTTCTAAGATCTCAAGTAGATAGGAATATCTTTACATTTGGAAATGACAGTTTTCCTCTAGAAAGTTACAATTTTTACAGTGACTTTTAAGCAGGTGTTCTTAGTGTGTTCAGTAAGTTAACTAGTATGCTGTGATCATTACACTTGATTCAGTGGAATGTTTGTTTTCTGCTATCTTGCTTTGGAtcagtgatttaaaatttttatctttatcaggAAATGATGAAAATGGTTATTTGGGGCTTTTTTGATAACTGAAAGTTTAGAattgattaaaatatattataaattgtcaaatttttttCAGTCGTATTTACAACTGGTATTACCAATAATGTTTTAAGAATTGGCCTGGCATTATTTGggtgtttttaattataatacaAGGATTTTATTCAGGGCAGAAAATCTTATAGTTGAGTAAGTGCATTAGGAGACGTAGCTGCTTTATGCTGTGGTCctcttattaaaattttgaagaaaggCAATGTAGAAGCAAGACAGGCTTATTATATGGTCTGTTACTTAGTCATCCATGTTTTTTCTAGGTATTCACTCTTTCTGCTTTGACATTTTATACAGATAcagattttggggttttttttgataGGGCTGGTACTGTGAGGTCTCAACTCCAAGTGTAGTTCACTTTCTTGTGTATTAAAGAGAAAGTGGATGCTTACCACCAATCAAAGGCActtaattttttcatcattttattttcacttctgtaAAGGTTTGTTAAGCATCTTCTGTATGCCGTGCACAAAACAACAATATTTGAGAAAacagtcttttaatttttgccttcCAAAAGAAATCTTCCCATAATTTGGTATATGGGTTTACATGTACCCTGGGGGCACTGTGTTGTTTTCATACCACCTCAGGGCCTGTGGTGGGCCAGAGGGATTGAAAAGATGGGTATGGAATTTGTTTTGTTGGCTGTTAACAGCATTCTAGTTCATTTGTAGACATTAGGCTACCATGTTATTATTAGTACTTACGGATAGAATCCCAAATGTCACTGCTATCATATGAATGTAAGTTATAATAACATTTGACCTTTCATCTGTTCTTTTGGTTAATGTTTATTAAAGATTTAACAAATGTGTAACACATACATTTCCCTTTCACAGCTGTGGATGGGAAAGCACCACTTGCTACCGGAGAGGATGACGATGATGAAGTTCCAGGTAGGAACCTTCACTTATGGTCAAACTGGAGAATCTTAGAAGGAAGAATAACAAATCTTTATACTGTAGGAGAGCCTACCTCGGGGGAAAGGGTATTAAGGTAAAGGATAGGAAAGGAAGACATGAACCTTGCTtaggatgaaaaaaataatgcagtGTTATTTAACTAGGATTTATGTTTGTAGACTTGGCTTTTTCTGATTGGAAGCTTCAAATATTGAATAAGTGTGTATGTTGTcacataaatagaataaatagtaGATCACGAACGACCCGTTTTCTACTTAGAGATTAATAAATTCATGAGAAGGCATGGAGAAGTTGAGGTATCTTGGGGTATGGTATAACCattctaaaatcagaaaaactCTTGGCAATCAGGAGGGATTTTTCTTAGCTGTTACTTGATAATTTGTTTTGTTGTGAAACATGTTTATTAAGAGCAGTAGAATCACTAGACTGAAATATTTCCACTTTGCATAGACAGATGTCCTTTAGGAATCCAGGAAAACTTCATATTGTTTGTGATGGTGTTCTTTGGTTCTGACCCCCATGTTGACTAATATATTAATATTGCTTAATTTTGATTCTTGGGGTGAAATGGAACTGGGGAGGGCACGTACAGATTTTTTTAAGCACAATATTTATGTCATCAGCAGattaataaatttccttttccctTGTTTTAATTACATGCTAAAACCTACACTTGAAAATGTGCCAAATGGGTAGTGGTCTCAttagaaataaagtatttaaacGTATATCCTGATTTTAACTGTAGGATATATTTTGGGAGCATTGTTTAATCTCTTCTTAACATCTGATGATCTGTAGATTTGGGTTTTTTCAGagcttctgtctttttctttttctagatcttGTGGAGAATTTTGATGAAGCTTCCAAGAATGAAGCAAACTGAATTGAGTCAACTTCTGAAGAAGATAAAACTTGAAGAAGTTACTGGGAGCTGCTATTTTATATTatgactgctttttaaaattttgttcatgGATCTGATAAAATCTAGATCTCTAATATTTTTAAGCCCAAGCCCTTTGGACACTGCAGctcttttcagtttttgcttaTACACAATTCATTCTTTGCAGCTAATTAAGCTGAAGAAGCCTGGGAATAAAGTT
This Ursus arctos isolate Adak ecotype North America unplaced genomic scaffold, UrsArc2.0 scaffold_5, whole genome shotgun sequence DNA region includes the following protein-coding sequences:
- the BTF3 gene encoding transcription factor BTF3 isoform X2, producing the protein MRRTGAPTQADSRGRGRARGGCPGGEATPSLPPPRGGTRGQEPQMKETIMNQEKLAKLQAQVRIGGKGTARRKKKVVHRTATADDKKLQFSLKKLGVNNISGIEEVNMFTNQGTVIHFNNPKVQASLAANTFTITGHAETKQLTEMLPSILNQLGADSLTSLRRLAEALPKQSVDGKAPLATGEDDDDEVPDLVENFDEASKNEAN
- the BTF3 gene encoding transcription factor BTF3 isoform X1, translated to MRRTGAPTQADSRGRGRARGGCPGGEATPSLPPPRGGTRGQEPQMKETIMNQEKLAKLQAQVRIGGKGTARRKKKVVHRTATADDKKLQFSLKKLGVNNISGIEEVNMFTNQGTVIHFNNPKVQASLAANTFTITGHAETKQLTEMLPSILNQLGADSLTSLRRLAEALPKQSVDGKAPLATGEDDDDEVPGRNLHLWSNWRILEGRITNLYTVGEPTSGERVLR
- the BTF3 gene encoding transcription factor BTF3 isoform X3, translated to MKETIMNQEKLAKLQAQVRIGGKGTARRKKKVVHRTATADDKKLQFSLKKLGVNNISGIEEVNMFTNQGTVIHFNNPKVQASLAANTFTITGHAETKQLTEMLPSILNQLGADSLTSLRRLAEALPKQSVDGKAPLATGEDDDDEVPGRNLHLWSNWRILEGRITNLYTVGEPTSGERVLR
- the BTF3 gene encoding transcription factor BTF3 isoform X4 — encoded protein: MKETIMNQEKLAKLQAQVRIGGKGTARRKKKVVHRTATADDKKLQFSLKKLGVNNISGIEEVNMFTNQGTVIHFNNPKVQASLAANTFTITGHAETKQLTEMLPSILNQLGADSLTSLRRLAEALPKQSVDGKAPLATGEDDDDEVPDLVENFDEASKNEAN